From the genome of Methanotorris formicicus Mc-S-70:
TTGAGAGTATAGAAGTAGTCAAAAAACAAATAATCAACAAAGAAAAAGAAGTTTTAAAAATAATTACAAAACATCCAAAATACGTTCCTAAGTTGAGGATTTTGAAGGAATTTGATGAGGTTTTGGATATTTACGAGCATGACATACCATTTGCAAAGAGATATTTGATAGATAACAAAATCATCCCCATGACATATTGGGATTTTGAAAAAAATAAAATAAAAAGCAGAGGTATTCCAAAATTAAAGGCTATAGCATTTGATATGGAAGTTTATAATAGAAATTCCGAACCAAATTCACAAAAAGACCCAATACTAATGGCAAGTTTTTGTGCAGAGGATTTTAAGAAAGTTATTACTTACAAACCATTTAACCATGAGCGTGTTGAGGTTGTTGAGGATGAAAAGGAACTCATTAAGAGAATCATTGAAGTTCTAAAGGGTTATGATATCATTTACACCTATAATGGGGATAACTTTGATTTTCCTTATTTAAAGAAAAGAGCAGAGATTTATGGAATAAAATTAAATTTAGGAAGGGATGGGGAAGAAATAAAAATCTCAAGAGGGGGTATGCATTTAAGAAGTTACATCCCTGGGAGGGTGCATATTGATTTATATCCAATAGCAAGGAGATTACTCCATCTAACAAAGTATAAGTTGGAAGATGTTACATTGGAACTTTTTGGGATTAAGAAGTTGGAAGTTGGGCATCAGAACATAAGTAAACTTTGGGAAGAAAATGATGAAAAACTTATTGAATATTCATTTCAAGATGCACTTTATACATTTAAAATTGGGGAGTATTTTTTGCCGTTGGAGGTGATGTTTTCAAGGATTGTTAATCAGACACTCTTTGAGATATCAAGGATGAGTAGTAGTCAGATGGTGGAATATCTCCTATTAAAAAATGCATTTAAAAACAACATCATTGCCCCAAATAAACCTTCAAATGAAGAATATCAGAGAAGATTAAAAGAGAGTTACGAGGGGGGTTATGTTAAAGAACCCATAAAGGGGATGCATGAAGGCATCATCTCTTACGATTTTAAAGCATTATATCCCTCAATTATAATAAGCCACAACATAAGCCCAGATACCATTGATTGTGAGTGTTGTAAGGATGAATCAGAAAAGATTTTGGAACATTGGTTCTGTAAAAAGAAAGAAGGGCTAATACCAAAAACATTGAGGAATTTGGTTGAGAGGAGAATGAATATTAAGAAAAAAATGAAAGAAAAAGCAAAAAAAGGAGAGGTTGATAATGAATATAAACTCTTTGATTATGAACAGAAGTCATTGAAGATTTTGGCAAATAGTCATTATGGTTATTTAGCATTTCCAAGGGCGAGGTGGTATTCAAAAGAGTGTGCAGAGGTTGTTACATACTTGGGGAGAAAATACATACAAGAAACAATAAAAGAGGCGGAGAAATTTGGATTTAAGGTTATATATGCTGATAGCGTTACGGAAGATACTGAAATAATAGTCAAAATAAATGAAGAAATAAAATTCCTAAAAATTAAGGACTTGTTTAAAAATGCCGATTATACAATTGGAGAAAAGGAATATTATGCCCTAAATAATGTTTATGCTTTAACTTTAAATGATGATGGTAAGTTGGTTTGGAAAAGAGTGCCTTATGTAATGAGGCATAAAACAAATAAAAACATCTATCGTGTTTGGATTACAAATAAATGGTATGTTGATGTTACAGAAGACCATTCTTTAATTGGTTATTTAAATAAAAAATTCGTTGAAATCAAACCATGCAAAATAGGGAATGCCTACTTAATAATTTTGGATAAATCAACACTCAACACATACAATTTTGTAAAAGTTAAAAAAGTTGAAAAAATTAATTATAATGGATATGTTTATGACATTGAGGTTGAAGATACACACAGATTTTTTGCAAATGGAATTTTAGTCCATAATACTGATGGTTTTTATGCAGTTTGGAAGGAAAAGATTGATAAAGATGAACTTATCAAAAAGGTTCATGAATTTTTAGATATGATAAATTCAAAACTTCCAGAAAATATGGAGTTGGAGTTTGAAGGCTTTTATAAGAGAGGCATCTTTATAACAAAGAAAAGATATGCCATAATAGATGAAAACAACAAAATAATCATCAAAGGTTTGGAATTTGTAAGGAGGGATTGGGCAAACATTGCAAAAAAAACACAAAAAGCAGTTTTAAAGACGCTTTTAATTGAGGGGAATGTGGATAAAGCAACAAAAATCATTCAAAATGTGATAGATGATTTAAAGAAGGGGAAAGTAAATAAAGAGGATTTAATAATATACACCCAACTAACAAAAGACCCAAAAGAATATAAAACAACCGCCCCGCATGTTGAGGTTGCAAAGAAAATAATAAAAAAAGGTGGAAGGTTAAGGATAGGGGATGTTATTGGTTATATTATAACGAGTGGTGAAAAATCAATAAGTGATAGGGCAAAACTTCCAGAGGAAGCAAAGGATTACGATGTTGAATACTACATAGAAAACCAAATCCTTCCACCAGTTTTAAGGATTATGGAGGCATTGGGGGTTTCAAAGGAAGAACTTAAAAATTTTGGTAAGCAAGTTACACTGGATGATTTCTTCACAATAAATAAAAATAAATAGTTAAAAGTAAAACAAATAATTAACTTACAACTCACCCATTTTTTTCTTGTTTCTTGGCATGCATATAATTTCTTTTGCTTCAATATTAAAGAACGTGTTCATATTTGCTGGTTTTATAACCATTGCTGTATCTGCCCCCCTACTCCTCCCACCAATGGCGATAATGTCCTCCTTTACAGAAACCAATCCTGCATCTGCTGCCATAACTGCTATCTCATAACAAACCTTAACTCCATGTCCAAATGTTCTCAATGTTTCTGCTATAACTTCAACAGGTCCGTAACCCCCTAATTTTCTTGAGATTCCTCTTTCAACACCACTTAGTGCATGAGTTCCCATGAATACTTTAGCCCCCATGTTTTCCAATTCTTCTCTTGTTTCATTACTCATCGCTCTTGTGTCATCCCCATAAAATCCTTGGTGGTAGGTAACTACAACAACATTTAAGTTTAAATTTTCCTTTTTAAGAAATTCTAAGAGTTTCTTTGCAGTCTCTCCTGTTGAAGATGCAACAACAATACTCTTTATATCTCCCATCTTTGCCCTCTCAACTGCAAGTTTTAATGTTTGTTCTGTGTTCTGGGAACCTGCATAGTCAAAATAAACTACCATCTTCTCACCCAATTTTTTAAATACGGTTTGTTAATATTATAATACAAACATAATATTACTTTCAATGTTATTAAAATTTACGAAAGGGAAAAAATGATAGTTGACGTATTTAATTTAAAAAGGATTATAAAGTGGCTTTATGTATCTTCACTTATCGGTGTCGTTGGTAGTTTGAGTGCTATATTTATTTCCATAATTATTCATTTTGCCTATTTAGGGGGACATTTTAATCCAATATATATACCATTTGCGTTGGCATTTTCTGGATTGTTGGTTGATTTTTGTCATAATTTAAAAGATTCTGGTGTTGATAGGGTTTTGAAAGCATTAAAAAACAACATCCCACTAAATCCCATTGTTGGTTTTTTAAAGATTATTGCCGCTGGGATTGTTATTGGTTTTGGAGGTAGTGCTGGAAAAGAGGGACCTTGTGTTCAATCAAGTGCATCATTTGCGGATGTGTTGTATGAGGTCTTAAAATTAAAGTATAGAAAGGCAGTAATCATTAGCGGTATCGCTGGTGGGTTGAGTGGTGCTTTTTGTGCTCCCCTCGGTTCTGCGATATTTGCATCAGAAATAGTTAATGGTCATGATTTTAACTATAGGGGTTTGTTTCCGTCAATCTTTGCAAGTGTCATTGGCTACTTTACATATTACCTAATCACTGGGAAAAAGCACCTCTTCAATATTGATTTATCATATAATTTAACACCACCTGACTTTATACTGTTCTTTTTGTGTGCAGTGTTCTGCTCTATTGCTGCATTTTTATATATCTCTATGTATGGAAAGATAAGGGATTATTTTGATAGCCTTAAATATCCTCAGTGTTTCAAATCATTTGTTGGAGGAATCGTTGTTATGTTAATTGGTTATTTTATCCCCCAAGTTTTAGGTTTGGGTATTGATGTGATATCAAATTTATTCTTTGTGAAGTATGGGGTGGTTTTGTTAACATTGATACTCTTGGGAAAAATATTTGCAACAACATTCACAGTTGGGGTTGGAACTCCTGGAGGGTTAGTTATTCCATCAATGTTTGTTGGGGCAGTTTCAGGGGCGTTATTCGGAACTTTGGTTGGAGTGGAGAATATAGCACCATTCATAATCCTTGGAATTGCAGCATCCATGGCATCCATTGCAAATGTCCCACTTGCCTCTGCAATTCTCTGTACTGAGATTTTTGGCTTTGATTTTGCAGTTCCTGCAGCAATTGGGGCATTACTTGGATATCAATTGACGAGATGGAATGTCATCTACAGATATATCAGTCTTTAATAGAGTGATAATATGAAAAAGAAACATTTGGAGATAATATTGGATCAATTAAAACCCCATCCAAAACCTAAGGCAAGTTTGGAGCAATATACAATAGAGGGAAGATTGGCAAGTGAGATTTTATTTTTTGCCAAGGATGATATTGAGGGTAGTGCTGTTGTTGATTTGGGCTGTGGAACTGGGATATTGGCAATTGGAGCCAAACTTTTAAATGCAAAAAAAGTTATAGGCATTGATATTGATGAAGAGAGTATTGGGGTTGCCAAAGAAAATGCAAAAAAAGTTAATGTAAATGTTGATTTTTATTGTATGGATGTTGCTGATGTTGATGCCAATTTTATAAAGGAAATTTGTGGGGATTTGAAGATCGTTGTTATACAAAATCCCCCATTTGGTTCTCAAAAAAGGCACGCAGATAGAATATTCTTAGATAAGGCATTGGAGATTGGAGATGTTGTATATAGCATCCACAACGCAGGAACGAAGGATTTCGTTGTTAAATATGTTAATGAGAAAGGAGGAATAATAACCCATATCTTCCAAGGGAGTTTTAAGATCCCACATATTTATGAATTTCATAAGAAAGAGGTTATATACATTCCAGTGAACATTTTTAGAATAATATCTAACAAATAACAATTGGGATTTACATGCTTATCGTAGATGTGAATCATGGAGCATTGGATTTGGCAAGAGAGTATATAGAATTGGGATATAGCGTTGATGTTTGGGATATATATGGAAAGTTGGAAAAGGATAAAGATTTTTTGAATAACTATGAGGACATAATTTCGAAGGTAAAAATCATAAAAAAAGATGAAAACATCAACTTTAATAAATATGACAAAGTTATCGCCCCAATTCACTGTCCAATAGATGTTGATTTTATCTCATTCCACGATGCAGTTTCAGAAATTGTGAAGGAGAAATATGGCATACAAAAAAAATTTATTGAAGTTACTGGGGTTAAGGGAAAGACAACAACGACAGAGATGATAAACTTTATTTTAAAGGATGATTATGAGGTTTTTTTACACAACAGTAATAGAGGTTCAATAACCCCAACTTCAATATTGAATGTCCTCAGGAGAGGCAATCTTGATTTTGATTATTATGTATTTGAGGTTTCACTTGGGATAACGGCATGTGGATACGGAGTTATTACAAATATCCTTGAAAATTACCCAATAAGTAAGGGCAAGAGAAACGCCTTAGTGGCAAAGATCTCAACCCTAAAAAATGCAGATAAGAAATATATAAACATGAAGATTTTGGAAGAGTATGAATTAAAATTAAATTTGGAAAATTTGTTTGTTTTAGATACAAATGGGGAAATAATATCTAAATATCCACTAAAATACAAATTTAATGACCATATTGTTGAATTCAACAAAGATGTCTTTGGCATGCATCTTGTGGAAAATTCAATTTTTGCCATAAAGGTTTGCGAAAATTTCTTAGATACTGAGGAGATAATTGAAAAAATAAAGAATTTTAAGATAAACAGTAGAATGAGTGTAGAAAAAATAAAAAATAGATATATTGTTAAAAACATAAACCCGGGACTTGATGTTAAGGCAATTGATTATGCAATAAAGGATTTTTTAGAGGTTTTTGGAGGAGTTGTAGTTATTGGTGGTGATTTTGGTATAACTTGTGAGGAGATAGATGTTAAAAAATTAGCCAAAGTTTTGGAAAAGTACGATGCAAACTTTATATTTGTGGGCGATGTTGGGAAAGAACTGAAAAAAATTTTAAAAAATCCATTTTACGATGAAATTGATTTGAATAATTTGAATGGGAATGTATTGGCTATAATTAGGACTTCTTTATAACTATATTTTTACAAAATTGTAATCATACCTATAAATCCCACCAATCTTCTCAATCTTCTCCTTTATCAATCCGCAAAATACCAACTTATGCAGTTCAGAGAAAAACTCGCTCTCTGTCATCCCATGATCTTTTGCTATTGATAAAAATGCCCCCCTACCTTTAATTATCCCATGCTCTTCAATAATATCCAGCAAAATACTTTCAATAGGGATATCTTTTATAAATTCTTTTAGGATATCCCTTTTATATGATTCCAACTTCTTCCTTATCTCCCCAACCTTATCTGGTGGAGCATAAACCCCAACATCCCACAATCTAATTTCAGATGGCTTTAAACTCTTTGCAAGTGGGGAAACTTCATCCAACCTATATTTTTTATCATCTATGATGATTGTGACACTATGTTCTTCCATTTTTGGGTAGTCGGGAATATCCAAAAATACACTTGTCCCTAAATACTCTGATAACTCTTTTTCAAGATTTCTCACATTTTCTTCATCCATTGAAATTAAAACCCACCTTTCCTTTGGAGTTAGGTCGGTATATTTGTATGTTATTATCTTTTTAAACAACTTCCTCCCATCAATCATTTTTATTAATCTATTTTCTTCCCCTTCGCTATTTCTCAACGTATAAATTAAATCTATGTCATCCATATATGCCAAATCATTTATGCTAAACAACTTATCCTCCAAAGCATACATCACAGATCTTTTTAACATAGTATCTGCGATCCTTGATGTTGGATGCATATAAACGGTTGGATACATCTGATGCCTTGCAATTAAGAGAGATTCAACAGCATGAATCCCCTTCTCTAAGATTCCAATTCTCAATTTACCCATCTCTTCATAAGTTACAATACTTCTCATAATCCTTGGCAAGTCAATAAGTCCATAGGCAACTCCCGTGTGATAACTATCTCTCAACAGATAATCCATCCTATCAGCGTCAACATCCCCACTTATTATTTTTCCCTCAAGTCCCTTCTTATTTAAAACATCGATAATTTCTTTGTTTGAATAATTTTCAAATTCCATCTTTTTAATCTTCGTCCTTGCCATCTGCTCATGGTTGTATCCACATATCTCCAATGTATGGGAGAACGGAGGATGTCCTATATCATGAAGTAATGCAGATATTCTTGTTAATTCCACATCAGCATTTAACCTTTCCGCAATTTCACCAGCAATATACATCGTACCAAGAGAGTGTTCGAACCTCGTATGGTTTGCACTTGGATATACTAAGCATGTTAATCCTGTTTGTTTTATATTCCTTAATCTTTGGAAGTCTATAGTATCCACTAACTTAATTTCTTCATAACTCAATGGAATATCCTTATGAATTGGGTCTCTGATAACCTTTTTACTGTTACTAACAATCATACATGTAGATGTATAACAATAGATATTTAAATATTCCTGAAACTTATAAATTCAAATATATAAATTATTGGGAAATAAAAAAATAAAAAATTTGGGGTTTAGATTACTTCCCTGCCATCATCTTTTTTCTTTTCTTTGTATGTGGTTGTTGTTGTTCTTCCATATTCTTTTGCCAATTTTTCATAGATTTCTACATCTTCCTTATTTATTGATGGCCTAATTTTCTTCAATGCCTCTTCAAAGTGCCTCATCTCGACTTTATCTGCTTTCATGTTTTCCCTTAGAGCCAGCATTGCAGCCTCTCTACAAATTGCCTCAATATCTGCCCCAGTGTAGCCTTCTGTTTTCTCTGCTAATTTTTCTAAGTCAACGTCCTCTGCAAGTGGCATGTTTTTTGTGTGAACTTTGAATATTGACAATCTTGTTTTCTTATCTGGTGCTGGAACAAAGACAATTCTATCCAATCTTCCTGGTCTAAGTAATGCTGGATCAAGGATATCTGGTCTGTTTGTTGCTGCTATAACAACAACATCCTTGGGTTCCTCCAATCCATCTAATTCAGTTAGCAATTGATTAACAACTTTTTCAGTTACACCACTATCATGTCCTGAACCCCTTCTTGGAGCAATACTGTCAATTTCATCAAAGAATATTACTGTTGGTGCTGTTTGTCTTGCCTTTCTAAATATCTCCCTAATTGCTTTCTCTGATTCACCAACCCACTTACTGAATATCTCTGGACCTTTAACGCTTATGAAGTTTGCTTCACTTTCATTTGCAACTGCCTTAGCAAGCAATGTTTTACCAGTTCCTGGTGGACCGAAGAGTAAGACCCCTCTTGGTGGTCTAATACCCATTCTTTCAAATACTTCTTTATGCTTTAATGGCCATTCAACTGCTTCCTTAAGTTCTTGTTTAACCTCCTCTAAACCTCCAATGTCATCCCATTTAACATTTGGGACTTCAACTAAAACTTCCCTCAATGCTGATGGCTCTACTTCTTTCAATGCCTCCTTAAAGTCATCCATTGTTACCTCTATACTGTCAAGGATGTCCTTTGGAATTTCATCTTTATCTAAATCAAGATCTGGCAAGATTCTTCTTAATGTTTTCATTGCAGCCTCTTTACATAACGCTGCTAAATCTGCCCCAACGAATCCATGTGTTACATCTGCAAGGTAATCTAAGTTAACGTCCTCTGCAAGTGGCATGTTTCTTGTGTGTATTTGTAAAATTTCTTTTCTTGCATTTCTGTCAGGAACTCCAATGACGATCTCCCTATCAAATCTTCCAGGTCTTCTCAATGCTGAGTCTAATGCATCTGGCCTGTTTGTTGCCGCTATAACAACAACCTGTCCCCTACCTTCAAGTCCATCCATCAAGGTTAGAAGTTGGGCAACCATTCTCCTTTCTACTTCACCAGTTGCCTCATCCCTCTTTGGTGCAATTGCATCAATCTCATCAATGAATATAACTGATGGAGCATTCTCTTCTGCTTCTTGGAATATCTTTCTTAAGTTCTCCTCTGTTTCCCCAACATACTTACTCATTATCTCTGGACCATTTATTGAATAGAAGTTAGCCCCTGCCTCATTTGCTACTGCCTTAGCAAGTAATGTCTTACCAGTTCCTGGGGGTCCTGCGAGGAGGACACCTTTTGGTGGCTCAATACCCAACCTTTCGAATAATTCAGGATGCCTCATTGGGAGTTCTACCATTTCCCTAATCTTTCTAACTTCTTCTTTTAAACCACCAATGTCCTCATATGTTACACTTGGAACTTTGCTTTCTTTAATTTCTTTTACAGGTTCTTCTTTCAACTCGACTGTTGTAAATTCTGTTATTCTTATAGGTCCTTGTGGGGAGGTGTTTACTACAATAAATGGAAATGCTGTTCCTAAAACACCTATAACTACTCTTGAACCTTTACCAACAACTTGTCCCAATAATCTGCTTTTGACATATTCTTCAAATCCACCACTAAACCTAACTGGTTGCATTGGGGCAAGTACTACCTTATTAGCCTCTTTAACTTCAACTTTTCTAACTTTAACTTTGTCCCCAATACCTGCTCTGGCATTTTGCCTCAATAAACCATCAATCCTTATAATTCCTTTTCCTTGGTCTTCCAAATAACCCCTATATACAATAGCGTATGCTTTACCCTTACCTTCTATTTCAATAACATCTCCTGGTTTTAAAACAAGTTCTTCCATTGTTAATGGATCGATTCTTGCTATACCTTTACCCACGTCCCCCTGATATGCTTCAGCAACAATTAATTCTTTTATAGCCATAATCTCCCTCCAAATTACTTTTAATTTACTATCTTATGTTGAGAATAATCATCAATGATGTTAATTTTTGATGACGTTATAATATACCGTTGAAGTTCTATATAAACCTTTGGTTTTGTGTACAGTTGATACACAATCAACAACATACATGGTAGCATCAAATGCAATATACTGACTTAACACCCTCCCAATTATATGCTAACCATGTGGAACCAATAATACCTTGAAAAGCCACAGTTTCTACATCTAACAATGAGTTTTGATTCAGTTACTAAAATATCCTGGATACCATTTTTTTTACAGTTATAACAAGTTGCTTCCTTTTCCAAGTACCAAATATCATACTTGGATTTTTTATTTTTTTCAAGTTCTAAGATATTTTCCTCTTCAACAGAGATTTTTCTTATTAGATAGTATCTTGTTGCCCCACAGTTAGAACATTTAACAAAGGCCTGGTTTGTATATATCTCTATAATTTGGTCTGCATACTTTTGGCAGTGGTAACATTTGGTCGGATAATTTAAAACCCATTTTTCAACGTTAGTCATAATACCTCCTCCCTTAACATAAGTTTATGTCAATTTTAAGTATTTAAAAATTTCTAAAAGTCATAAATACAACCATATTCCAAAAATAACAACGATAACTAAACTAAAAAAATAAAAAATAGAATTGTGGACTAGTTCGAAAAATAAAAAGTAATGTGTAGATTATTTTAGATTTAAATGGTTTATTATTGCATCTTTCATAACTTCAATGCTTGGTTTTTCATTTGTCCATATCTCAAATGCAATAGCCCCTTGGTAAATCAACATACCCAATCCATTTATTGTTTTTGCTCCAACTTTCTTTGCCTCTTTTAAAAGAACAGTTTCTAATGGATTGTAAATCAAATCCATAACAACCATATCATTATGCATTTCCTCCGCCTTCACAATCGGCTCAACATCAACATTTGGATACATACCTATTGGCGTAGCATTTATTATTATATCTATTTCATCCAAACTTGCATCCAGTCCTGAATATTTAACCTCTTCCTCAGTTTTATTCAATTTTTCCCTTACTTCCTCTGCAAGACTTTTTGCCTTTTCTATAGTTCTATTTGCAATTATTATGTTGTTGTTCTTTGCAAGTTCAAATGCAACTGCTCTTGCCGCCCCTCCTGCACCATAGATAATGATACTCTTATCCACTACTTTCCCAATCTCTTCCTCTAATGCCATTCTTGCTCCTAAACCATCAGTGTTATAGCCAATTGCTTTGTTATTCTCTATTTTTATAGTATTTACTGCTCCAATTAGCTTAGCATTTTCATCTATCTCATCCAAATACTCCATAATCTCAATTTTGTGGGGAATGGTGACGTTGAATCCAACAATACCCATCGCTTTTGCTCCATCAATAACATACCTTAAATTTTCTGGCAACACATCAAAAGCCAAATAAACATAGTTTAGATTTTTATCCCTAAATGCTGCATTATGCATTATTGGTGAAAAGGAATGCTCTACAGGATGCCCTAACAATCCAATAAGTTTTGTCTTTGCATTTATCATGAATATCCCCATTTTGCATTTTTAATCTTGATTTGGTAATTATTTGGAATTAAATAATTCCTTTAATCCATTCCAAATTAAAACTTATTTTCCATTAAATTTTTTAATTTAAATTTAATGATTTACTTTGTAAAAATAAATAATAGAAAAAAAAGGAAATTATTCTACGTCTCCCCTTTCTCTACATTTTTCTAATTTTTTAGGTTCATCCTCAATGTCCTCAAATCTATCCTTTAATTTTTCTAAGACCTTTGGGACTGTTGTGTATTCCATCATTCCTGATGGTAATCTGTGTGGTTGGAATGGTCCCATTCTTCTTATAATGTCTGCCATCACTAATGCCTTTTCTCTTGCTTTATCGAAACTCTTGTCTGCAAATAAGTCATTTGGACCAACTAACATACCATCTGCCAATTGGAACCCTAATGCCATAATTCTTGCAGGTCCATCGAATCTTGAAGGTGTTGCATCATCCTCACCAACAGGCATTAATGGCCCCCAATGGCTACCTCTCATCCATCCTGCAACAAAGTGTGGATCAGCAAATGGCTCTAATACCTCCCCAACTGCTGGGAATCCACTTTGTGCCCTTACAATTGCAACTGGGTCGTCTTTACCAACATACTCCCCTGCAATGTAATTCAATTTCT
Proteins encoded in this window:
- the aroE gene encoding shikimate dehydrogenase, producing MINAKTKLIGLLGHPVEHSFSPIMHNAAFRDKNLNYVYLAFDVLPENLRYVIDGAKAMGIVGFNVTIPHKIEIMEYLDEIDENAKLIGAVNTIKIENNKAIGYNTDGLGARMALEEEIGKVVDKSIIIYGAGGAARAVAFELAKNNNIIIANRTIEKAKSLAEEVREKLNKTEEEVKYSGLDASLDEIDIIINATPIGMYPNVDVEPIVKAEEMHNDMVVMDLIYNPLETVLLKEAKKVGAKTINGLGMLIYQGAIAFEIWTNEKPSIEVMKDAIINHLNLK